The Streptomyces sp. NBC_01353 genome contains a region encoding:
- a CDS encoding (2Fe-2S)-binding protein, translating to MDLVESSSVGGFFALRTTAPETDGAHVPLARLYAGETGPLSARVDRVGARLRAPERRVAASIAHLGLAARLWSTALGPAALHGEFPALDPADLYWDGSLASPDDLWWAGTDTRPATVADLREAVQLAHLVPLHDALRRDGRISPRLLWGNAGSALAGALRELTRWARAQGRPEVARRAAELVTGLLDHPELARTVQGPALRRTSCCLYYRCPGGGLCGDCVFDHAPATGLETRPPAP from the coding sequence GTGGATCTTGTCGAGAGCAGTTCGGTCGGCGGCTTCTTCGCACTGCGGACGACCGCGCCGGAGACGGACGGCGCGCATGTTCCGCTCGCGCGTCTGTACGCGGGGGAGACCGGCCCCCTCTCCGCCCGCGTCGACCGCGTGGGCGCCCGGCTCCGGGCCCCCGAACGACGGGTCGCCGCCTCGATCGCCCACCTCGGGCTCGCCGCCAGGCTCTGGTCGACCGCCCTCGGCCCTGCCGCCCTCCACGGCGAGTTCCCGGCCCTCGACCCGGCGGACCTGTACTGGGACGGGTCCCTGGCCTCGCCCGACGACCTGTGGTGGGCGGGCACGGACACCCGCCCCGCGACCGTGGCCGACCTCCGCGAGGCCGTCCAGCTCGCCCACCTCGTCCCGCTCCACGACGCACTCCGCCGCGACGGGCGGATCTCGCCCCGGTTGCTGTGGGGGAACGCCGGCTCGGCGCTGGCCGGAGCGCTGCGTGAGCTGACCCGCTGGGCCCGCGCCCAGGGCCGGCCCGAGGTCGCCCGCCGCGCCGCCGAACTCGTGACCGGGCTGCTCGACCACCCCGAGCTGGCCCGCACCGTCCAGGGACCCGCCCTACGACGCACCAGCTGCTGCCTCTACTACCGCTGCCCCGGCGGCGGACTCTGCGGCGACTGTGTGTTCGACCACGCTCCCGCCACGGGTTTGGAGACACGGCCTCCCGCTCCGTAA
- a CDS encoding DUF6777 domain-containing protein: MRSPIRRPRLPHVAALVALVSALVLGGCSSDGDRGGAGTAADSQDVFLQPVAAQGSDPFTASTARTAGVPAPSTAPPPTATTQVIREISGSTPGLYGGNRSAASCDVERQVAFLAGDQAKARAFAEAAGIPESRLAGWLRGLTPVLLRADTRVTGHGYRDGDVTSFQSVLQSGTAVLVDQYGAPRVRCACGNPLRSPVAVQGATHRGQPWGGFRPDRVVVIRPTTTVVNSLVIVNVVDNTWIERKTGTDGERDRHPAVVPPCDPAACDLTGSPTPVPSPSVTDTSPAPDRSASVSPDGSTTPGDDTSPDGSTPPPSDSPSTTDCPSSPYESPTGSPDTTTPDPTSPSPSIPPGCPTPTWSEPASPDSPVEPEPESDPPSFEDLFPSDTGAQQPETFEG; this comes from the coding sequence GTGCGCTCACCCATACGCCGGCCGCGACTGCCCCATGTCGCCGCACTCGTCGCGCTGGTCTCGGCGCTGGTGCTCGGGGGCTGCTCGTCCGACGGCGACCGTGGTGGCGCCGGGACGGCCGCCGACTCGCAGGACGTCTTCCTCCAGCCGGTCGCCGCCCAGGGCTCCGACCCCTTCACCGCCTCCACGGCGAGGACCGCCGGCGTGCCGGCCCCGAGCACCGCCCCGCCGCCCACCGCCACGACCCAGGTGATCCGCGAGATCAGCGGCTCCACCCCCGGCCTCTACGGCGGCAACCGCTCCGCCGCCAGCTGCGATGTCGAGCGGCAGGTCGCCTTCCTCGCCGGCGACCAGGCCAAGGCCCGTGCCTTCGCGGAGGCCGCCGGCATCCCAGAGTCCCGCCTCGCCGGCTGGCTGCGCGGCCTCACCCCCGTCCTCCTGCGCGCCGACACCCGCGTCACCGGCCACGGCTACCGCGACGGAGACGTCACCTCGTTCCAGTCCGTCCTCCAGTCCGGTACGGCGGTGCTCGTCGACCAGTACGGTGCGCCCCGCGTCCGCTGCGCCTGCGGAAACCCGCTGCGCTCGCCGGTCGCGGTCCAGGGCGCCACGCACCGTGGACAGCCCTGGGGCGGCTTCCGCCCCGACCGGGTCGTCGTCATCAGGCCGACCACGACGGTCGTCAACAGCCTGGTCATCGTGAACGTCGTCGACAACACCTGGATCGAGCGGAAGACGGGCACCGACGGTGAGCGGGACAGGCATCCCGCCGTCGTCCCGCCTTGTGACCCCGCCGCCTGCGACCTCACCGGCTCGCCGACCCCGGTGCCGTCCCCGTCGGTCACCGACACCTCTCCCGCACCCGACCGCAGTGCCTCCGTGAGCCCCGACGGCTCGACCACCCCCGGAGACGACACCTCGCCCGACGGTTCCACCCCGCCGCCGAGCGACTCCCCGTCCACGACCGATTGCCCGTCGTCGCCGTACGAGAGCCCGACCGGCAGTCCGGACACGACGACTCCCGACCCGACCTCCCCGAGCCCGTCGATCCCGCCGGGGTGCCCCACGCCGACCTGGTCGGAGCCGGCCTCCCCGGATTCGCCTGTCGAGCCGGAACCCGAGTCGGACCCGCCCTCCTTCGAGGACCTGTTCCCCAGCGACACCGGCGCCCAGCAGCCGGAAACCTTCGAGGGATGA
- a CDS encoding SDR family NAD(P)-dependent oxidoreductase — translation MTVTEETQEYGPGIDPERLAVCLSVLDELDELEVDHPDAIAVRRATAGIYRTVKQRRRQERRAAKTAHDKAVTEATATGSAQRIDDETEGILPSSVTEAGRIAGILQRPRSCYTCKTRYVEVDYFYHQLCQDCAALNRSRRDARTDLAGKRALLTGGRAKIGMYIALRLLRDGAHTTITTRFPKDAIRRFKAMEDSADWMHRLEVVGIDLRDPAQAVALADQIAEDGPLDILINNATQTVRRLPSAYAALVEGESAPLPVGELPAHHVIGAFNSGAVGELGGPTALPVGVSGLDAQKVADLALVAGNASVERHRDGSAIDAGGLVPDVVETNTWVQTIEQISPVELLETQLCNYTAPFILMSKLRQVMAEAAKKASSGRAYVVNVSAMEGVFGRGYKGAGHPNTNAAKAAINMVTRTSAQEMFQTDGILMTSVDTGWITDERPHFDKLRLAEEGFHAPLDLVDGAARVYDPVVRGEAGEDLYGVFLKDYAPGNW, via the coding sequence ATGACGGTGACCGAAGAAACCCAGGAGTACGGGCCGGGTATCGACCCCGAGCGCCTGGCCGTCTGCCTGAGCGTGCTCGACGAGCTCGACGAACTGGAGGTCGACCACCCGGACGCGATCGCCGTCCGGCGCGCCACCGCCGGTATCTACCGCACGGTCAAGCAGCGCCGCCGCCAGGAGCGCCGCGCCGCGAAGACCGCGCACGACAAGGCGGTCACCGAGGCCACCGCGACCGGCTCCGCGCAGCGGATCGACGACGAGACCGAGGGCATCCTGCCCTCCTCCGTCACCGAGGCCGGCCGGATCGCCGGGATACTCCAGCGCCCCCGCTCCTGCTACACCTGCAAGACGCGGTACGTCGAGGTCGACTACTTCTACCACCAGCTCTGCCAGGACTGCGCCGCACTGAACCGATCACGGCGTGACGCCCGCACCGACCTCGCCGGCAAGCGCGCGCTGCTCACCGGCGGCCGGGCCAAGATCGGCATGTACATCGCGCTGCGGCTGCTGCGCGACGGCGCCCACACCACGATCACGACCCGGTTCCCCAAGGACGCCATCCGCCGCTTCAAGGCCATGGAGGACTCGGCGGACTGGATGCACCGGCTCGAGGTCGTCGGCATCGACCTGCGCGACCCCGCGCAGGCGGTCGCCCTGGCCGACCAGATCGCCGAGGACGGTCCGCTGGACATCCTCATCAACAACGCGACGCAGACCGTGCGCCGCCTGCCCTCCGCCTACGCCGCCCTGGTCGAGGGCGAGAGCGCCCCGCTGCCCGTCGGTGAACTCCCCGCCCACCACGTGATCGGCGCCTTCAACTCCGGCGCGGTCGGTGAACTCGGCGGGCCGACCGCGCTGCCCGTCGGCGTCAGCGGCCTGGACGCGCAGAAGGTCGCCGACCTCGCGCTGGTCGCGGGCAACGCCAGTGTCGAGCGGCACCGCGACGGCAGCGCCATCGACGCGGGCGGTCTGGTGCCGGACGTCGTCGAGACCAACACCTGGGTGCAGACCATCGAGCAGATCTCCCCGGTGGAGTTGCTCGAGACCCAGCTCTGCAACTACACGGCGCCGTTCATCCTGATGAGCAAGTTGCGGCAGGTCATGGCCGAGGCCGCCAAGAAGGCGTCCAGCGGGCGGGCCTACGTCGTCAACGTCTCGGCGATGGAGGGCGTCTTCGGCCGCGGCTACAAGGGCGCGGGGCACCCGAACACCAATGCGGCCAAGGCCGCGATCAACATGGTGACGCGGACCAGCGCCCAGGAGATGTTCCAGACCGACGGCATCCTCATGACCTCGGTCGACACCGGCTGGATCACCGACGAGCGTCCGCACTTCGACAAGCTGCGCCTTGCCGAGGAGGGCTTCCACGCCCCGCTCGACCTGGTCGACGGCGCCGCCCGCGTCTACGACCCCGTCGTGCGCGGCGAGGCGGGCGAGGACCTGTACGGCGTCTTCCTCAAGGACTACGCGCCGGGCAACTGGTGA
- a CDS encoding DUF1990 domain-containing protein, with translation MARLIRDLATPTAPAPLNYRDVGATGRDRLPAGYHHLHHTVRIGRGRDAFETAGTAVTTWRMHRASGARVHSEAVRAEPGVFVEVSMGLGPVRFAAPCEVIWTAYEKDRTGFAYGTRTGHPESGEESFVVDLHDDGSVWFTVTAFSRPAAWYTRLAGPLVPVLQHAYARHLGRTLQRVVAG, from the coding sequence ATGGCCCGTCTGATCCGCGACCTCGCCACACCCACCGCCCCCGCGCCCCTGAACTACCGGGACGTCGGCGCCACCGGCCGGGACCGTCTTCCGGCCGGCTACCACCACCTCCACCACACGGTCCGCATCGGGCGGGGCCGGGACGCCTTCGAGACCGCCGGTACCGCCGTCACCACCTGGCGGATGCACCGTGCCTCGGGCGCCCGGGTCCACAGCGAGGCGGTCCGCGCCGAGCCCGGCGTCTTCGTCGAGGTCTCGATGGGCCTCGGCCCGGTCCGGTTCGCCGCACCCTGCGAGGTGATCTGGACCGCGTACGAGAAGGACCGCACCGGATTCGCCTACGGCACCCGCACCGGCCACCCCGAGAGCGGCGAGGAGTCCTTCGTCGTCGACCTGCACGACGACGGCTCGGTCTGGTTCACGGTCACCGCCTTCAGCCGTCCCGCCGCCTGGTACACCCGCCTCGCGGGACCGCTCGTCCCCGTCCTCCAGCACGCCTACGCACGCCACCTCGGCCGCACGCTCCAGCGCGTCGTCGCGGGATGA
- a CDS encoding DMT family transporter, which yields MNPLLLSVLLSLVSAVAYAAAAIVQERVATAAGGPTYAPLRSPAWWGSVLLNGLGAALHVAALAYGPLSLVQPLGALTIVFALPMAALFVGRRAGHTAWRGALMATVGLAGLLSLTVGAESQALGGAERWLLAAGTFGVVGGLFTAAHLLGRSVLRSIVLAAAAGVSFGIASVFTKTVAVEWSPDAPFAQWTSLLVLSALAVTGLLLSQASYRGAGLAAPLATVTVVNPVVAAAVGLTLFGESFRYGAAGTVAALICGAVAAGGLIQLTTDRLTASDDSLSVSDERLVSDRDAPCPEVGQGVDVGTVPGTRAHLEVEMRSRAVAGRS from the coding sequence ATGAACCCCCTCCTGCTGTCCGTACTCCTGTCACTGGTCTCGGCGGTCGCCTACGCGGCCGCGGCGATCGTGCAGGAGCGCGTCGCGACCGCCGCCGGCGGCCCGACCTACGCACCACTGCGCAGCCCGGCCTGGTGGGGGTCCGTGCTGCTCAACGGCCTCGGTGCGGCGCTCCATGTCGCGGCGCTGGCCTACGGTCCGCTCAGCCTGGTCCAGCCGCTGGGCGCCCTTACGATCGTCTTCGCCCTCCCTATGGCAGCCCTCTTCGTGGGCCGCCGGGCCGGGCACACGGCCTGGCGCGGCGCCCTCATGGCCACGGTCGGACTCGCCGGGCTGCTCAGCCTGACGGTCGGCGCCGAATCCCAGGCGCTGGGCGGCGCCGAGCGATGGCTCCTCGCCGCGGGGACCTTCGGTGTGGTGGGCGGGCTGTTCACCGCCGCACATCTCCTGGGCCGCTCGGTGCTGCGCAGCATCGTGCTCGCCGCCGCGGCGGGTGTGTCGTTCGGCATCGCCTCGGTCTTCACCAAGACCGTGGCCGTGGAGTGGTCGCCGGACGCGCCGTTCGCCCAGTGGACCAGCCTGCTCGTCCTCTCGGCCCTGGCGGTGACCGGGCTGCTGCTCTCCCAGGCCTCCTATCGGGGCGCGGGCCTCGCGGCGCCGCTGGCCACGGTCACGGTCGTCAACCCGGTGGTCGCCGCCGCGGTGGGCCTCACGCTGTTCGGCGAGAGCTTCCGGTACGGAGCGGCCGGCACCGTCGCCGCGCTGATCTGTGGTGCGGTGGCGGCGGGCGGTCTGATCCAGCTCACGACGGACCGGCTGACAGCCTCCGACGACTCGCTCTCGGTGTCAGATGAACGGCTGGTGTCAGATCGCGACGCCCCGTGCCCTGAGGTAGGCCAGGGGGTCGATGTCGGAACCGTACCCGGGACCCGTGCGCACCTCGAAGTGGAGATGCGGTCCCGAGCTGTTGCCGGTCGATCCTGA
- a CDS encoding lipase maturation factor family protein — protein MEWFTAPDYWLSRIVFQRGLAGLYLVAFLSAALQFRALIGERGMLPVPEYLRRVEPRQAPSLFHWHYSDRLFAAVSWGGAAVALALVAGAGDAVPLAVSMLLWAVLWALYLSIVNVGQTWYSFGWESLLLEAGFLAVFLGNDDTAPPVLVLWLLRWLLFRVEFGAGLIKIRGDACWRNLTCLYFHHETQPMPGPLSWFFHHLPRPLHRVEVAANHVVQLLVPVLLFTPQPVATVAACLMVATQLWLVLSGNFAWLNWLTIVLALSAIDGSLLVGEHPQPSPPIWYVVVVVAVTALVLVRSYRPVRNLLSRRQAMNRSYDPFHLVNTYGAFGTVGRIRDEIVIEGTADPLRDGDAEWKEYGFKGKPGDPRRLPRQFAPYHLRLDWLMWFAALSPAYARDWFGPFVERLLDGDRDTLRLLRHNPFPDAPPARIRARLYRYRYTTWRELRETGEWWHRTLVREYLPPVELRTVARR, from the coding sequence ATGGAGTGGTTCACGGCACCGGACTACTGGCTGAGCCGGATCGTCTTCCAACGGGGGCTCGCCGGGCTCTATCTCGTGGCCTTCCTCTCGGCCGCTCTCCAGTTCCGGGCCTTGATCGGCGAGCGCGGAATGCTCCCCGTACCGGAGTATCTGCGCCGGGTGGAGCCGCGTCAGGCGCCCAGCCTCTTTCACTGGCACTACTCGGACCGCCTGTTCGCGGCGGTCTCATGGGGTGGCGCGGCCGTGGCCCTCGCCCTGGTGGCGGGCGCGGGCGACGCAGTGCCGCTCGCCGTCTCGATGCTGCTGTGGGCGGTGCTTTGGGCGCTCTACCTCTCCATCGTCAACGTCGGCCAGACCTGGTACAGCTTCGGCTGGGAGTCGTTGCTCCTGGAGGCCGGCTTCCTTGCGGTCTTCCTCGGCAACGACGACACCGCGCCGCCCGTCCTCGTCCTGTGGCTGCTGCGCTGGCTGCTCTTCCGCGTCGAGTTCGGCGCGGGACTCATCAAGATCCGCGGCGACGCCTGCTGGCGGAATCTGACCTGTCTCTACTTCCACCACGAGACCCAGCCGATGCCCGGCCCGCTCAGCTGGTTCTTCCACCATCTCCCCCGCCCGCTGCACCGGGTGGAGGTGGCCGCCAACCATGTCGTCCAGCTGCTGGTCCCGGTGCTGCTCTTCACCCCTCAGCCGGTGGCGACGGTGGCGGCCTGCCTGATGGTGGCGACCCAGCTCTGGCTGGTCCTCTCGGGCAACTTCGCCTGGCTGAACTGGCTGACCATCGTCCTCGCGCTCTCCGCCATCGACGGCTCGCTCCTCGTCGGCGAGCACCCGCAACCCTCCCCTCCGATCTGGTACGTGGTCGTGGTCGTCGCCGTGACCGCGCTGGTCCTCGTCCGCAGCTACCGGCCGGTCCGCAACCTGCTGTCGCGGCGGCAGGCGATGAACCGCTCGTACGACCCGTTCCACCTGGTCAACACGTACGGCGCGTTCGGCACGGTCGGCCGGATCCGGGACGAGATCGTCATCGAGGGCACCGCCGACCCACTGCGGGACGGGGACGCGGAGTGGAAGGAGTACGGCTTCAAGGGGAAGCCCGGTGATCCGCGCCGGCTGCCGCGCCAGTTCGCCCCGTACCATCTGCGGCTCGACTGGCTGATGTGGTTCGCGGCGCTCTCCCCCGCGTACGCCCGCGACTGGTTCGGGCCGTTCGTCGAGCGGCTCCTCGACGGGGACCGGGACACGCTGCGGCTGCTGCGCCACAACCCGTTCCCGGACGCGCCGCCGGCCCGTATCAGAGCCCGCCTGTACCGCTACCGCTACACGACCTGGCGCGAGCTGCGGGAGACCGGGGAATGGTGGCACCGCACGCTCGTACGGGAGTACCTGCCACCCGTCGAGCTGCGGACCGTGGCGCGGCGCTGA
- a CDS encoding transglycosylase family protein: protein MAVRGRHRRYQPSRINRASLTVTAGGAGMALPLVGAGTAQAASLDVWEKVAACESSSNWRINTGNGYFGGLQFSQSTWERYGGTHYAPRADLASKDQQIAIAEKVLKGQGPEAWPTCSSRAGLGQAPERAGVRPASVPAQRDATAQRSGQAQRTPAAEPPAATPTTVPTIREMYTVAPGDSLSRIAREERVKGGWQRLYEANRAVVGGDPDLIHPGQTLTLRITAPVKPPTAEPPVAKPAPTAKSATAKPPTTRPTPAKPAPKATQAPTAPQAQPATRPAVKPVAKPAAKPAAKPVTKPAARPAPQADRFSAPVAASIGTRYRVSGTSWSSGYHTGVDFPVPTGTSVKAVATGSVVSAGWGGAYGYEVVIRHDDGRYSQYAHLSALTVREGQRVNSGQRIARSGSTGNSSGPHLHFEVRTGPGYGSDIDPLAYLRARGVAI from the coding sequence ATGGCCGTACGGGGACGACACCGCCGGTACCAGCCGAGCCGGATCAACCGCGCCTCGCTGACCGTCACGGCGGGCGGCGCCGGAATGGCGTTACCGCTGGTGGGCGCCGGGACGGCGCAGGCCGCCTCGCTCGACGTCTGGGAGAAGGTCGCCGCCTGCGAGTCCTCCTCCAATTGGCGGATCAACACCGGCAACGGCTACTTCGGCGGGTTGCAGTTCAGTCAGTCCACCTGGGAGCGGTACGGCGGTACGCACTACGCGCCCCGCGCCGACCTCGCCTCCAAGGACCAGCAGATCGCCATCGCGGAGAAGGTCCTCAAGGGGCAGGGTCCGGAAGCCTGGCCGACCTGCTCCTCGCGGGCGGGACTCGGGCAGGCGCCGGAGAGGGCGGGCGTACGACCCGCGTCCGTACCGGCGCAGCGTGACGCAACGGCGCAGCGCAGTGGGCAGGCCCAGCGGACGCCCGCGGCCGAGCCTCCGGCCGCGACCCCGACCACCGTGCCGACGATCCGCGAGATGTACACCGTCGCCCCCGGCGACTCACTCTCCCGGATCGCCAGGGAGGAGCGGGTCAAGGGCGGCTGGCAAAGGTTGTACGAGGCGAATCGGGCTGTCGTCGGCGGCGACCCCGACCTGATCCACCCGGGCCAGACGCTGACCCTCCGGATCACCGCCCCCGTCAAGCCGCCCACGGCGGAACCCCCGGTCGCCAAGCCCGCGCCCACGGCGAAGTCGGCCACGGCCAAGCCGCCCACGACCCGGCCGACTCCGGCCAAGCCGGCTCCGAAGGCCACCCAAGCGCCCACCGCCCCGCAGGCCCAGCCGGCCACCAGGCCCGCCGTCAAACCCGTCGCCAAGCCGGCGGCCAAACCCGCTGCCAAGCCCGTCACCAAGCCGGCCGCGAGGCCCGCCCCCCAGGCCGACCGCTTCAGCGCCCCCGTCGCCGCCTCCATCGGCACCCGCTACCGCGTCTCCGGCACCTCCTGGTCCAGCGGGTACCACACCGGAGTCGACTTCCCCGTCCCCACCGGCACGTCCGTGAAGGCGGTGGCCACCGGCAGCGTCGTCTCCGCCGGTTGGGGCGGCGCGTACGGCTACGAGGTCGTCATCCGCCACGACGACGGGCGCTACAGCCAGTACGCGCACCTGTCCGCGCTCACCGTCCGCGAAGGCCAGCGGGTCAACTCCGGGCAGCGCATCGCCCGTTCAGGATCGACCGGCAACAGCTCGGGACCGCATCTCCACTTCGAGGTGCGCACGGGTCCCGGGTACGGTTCCGACATCGACCCCCTGGCCTACCTCAGGGCACGGGGCGTCGCGATCTGA
- a CDS encoding YndJ family protein — protein sequence MSVLVDLIVMLGMFVIVPMGLGLIDGPRPRGLHLLRRAWPLLAAPGALALWLPRSPTAAALATVYALATLALALCAPARLAALPRPKAGLSLRSLPPSEIAVLTALVTPSVAGLALVAERAGHELFGFDLDILALTVPHFHFAGFAAALVAGLVCRTSDGPATRFAALSVPLGTLLVLVGYFVDDWAELAGALVLTAGMWAVALETWRELRTGARDPVTHGLLAVSAVVLVATMLLALSWALGEATGLPHPNLTWMAATHGLGNALGFALCSLLARRRLRATAPKKETASWPV from the coding sequence ATGTCCGTGCTGGTCGATCTCATCGTGATGCTCGGCATGTTCGTCATCGTCCCGATGGGCCTGGGGCTCATCGACGGCCCCCGGCCGCGCGGACTGCACCTGCTCCGCCGCGCCTGGCCGCTGCTGGCCGCCCCCGGTGCCCTGGCCCTGTGGCTCCCGCGCTCCCCCACCGCCGCCGCGCTCGCCACGGTCTACGCACTGGCCACCCTCGCGCTGGCGCTCTGCGCACCGGCCCGGCTCGCGGCGCTCCCCCGGCCGAAGGCCGGCCTGTCGCTCCGCTCCCTCCCGCCCTCGGAGATCGCCGTGCTCACGGCACTGGTGACCCCCTCGGTCGCGGGCCTCGCCCTGGTCGCCGAACGTGCGGGGCACGAGCTGTTCGGCTTCGACCTCGACATCCTGGCCCTGACCGTGCCCCACTTCCACTTCGCCGGCTTCGCCGCCGCCCTGGTGGCCGGCCTGGTCTGCCGTACGTCCGACGGACCCGCCACGCGCTTCGCCGCGCTCAGCGTTCCACTCGGCACCCTGCTCGTGCTGGTCGGCTACTTCGTCGACGACTGGGCCGAGCTCGCCGGGGCGCTCGTCCTCACCGCCGGAATGTGGGCCGTCGCCCTGGAGACCTGGCGGGAGCTGCGCACCGGCGCCCGCGACCCGGTCACCCACGGCCTCCTTGCCGTCTCGGCCGTGGTGCTCGTGGCGACCATGCTGCTCGCCCTGAGCTGGGCACTCGGCGAGGCGACCGGCCTCCCCCACCCGAACCTGACCTGGATGGCCGCCACCCACGGCCTCGGCAACGCCCTCGGTTTCGCGCTCTGCTCGCTGCTCGCCCGGCGCCGCCTGCGGGCGACCGCCCCGAAGAAGGAGACCGCATCATGGCCCGTCTGA
- a CDS encoding carbonic anhydrase yields the protein MTPPTNPFSSTAPGRRAVLALTAAAATAAIPASARAATPPARRSRPEGPLTAAAALAELRAGNARFAALRQIHPHEDAARRAAVAVSQHPFALVLGCVDSRVPPELVFDQGLGDLLAIRSAGQALDEAVLGSIQFGVDELGVPLVLVLGHERCGAATAAVEYVRTGKPVEGHLARIVEELAPAARAARDLPGDWVENTVRANVDRIRRRLARDEAFDKARIVGARFDLDTGKVAFHPS from the coding sequence ATGACACCTCCCACGAACCCCTTCTCCTCCACCGCTCCCGGCCGTCGCGCGGTGCTCGCCCTGACCGCCGCGGCCGCGACGGCGGCCATCCCCGCCTCCGCCCGGGCCGCCACGCCCCCGGCCCGCCGGTCCCGACCCGAGGGACCGCTCACCGCCGCCGCGGCCCTGGCCGAACTCCGGGCCGGGAACGCCCGGTTCGCGGCGCTCCGGCAGATCCACCCGCACGAGGACGCCGCCCGGCGCGCCGCCGTGGCCGTCTCCCAGCACCCGTTCGCGCTCGTCCTCGGCTGTGTCGACTCGCGGGTGCCGCCCGAGCTCGTCTTCGACCAGGGGCTCGGGGACCTGCTGGCGATACGGTCGGCCGGGCAGGCCCTCGACGAGGCGGTGCTCGGCTCGATCCAGTTCGGCGTCGATGAGCTGGGCGTCCCGCTGGTCCTCGTCCTGGGGCACGAGCGCTGCGGTGCCGCGACCGCCGCCGTGGAGTACGTACGGACAGGCAAGCCCGTCGAGGGACACCTCGCCAGGATCGTGGAGGAGCTCGCGCCCGCGGCGCGCGCCGCCCGTGATCTGCCGGGCGACTGGGTGGAGAACACGGTGCGGGCCAATGTGGACCGGATTCGACGCCGACTGGCTCGGGATGAGGCTTTCGACAAGGCCCGGATCGTCGGTGCCCGCTTCGACCTGGATACCGGAAAGGTCGCTTTCCACCCCTCCTGA